One genomic segment of Pristis pectinata isolate sPriPec2 chromosome 38, sPriPec2.1.pri, whole genome shotgun sequence includes these proteins:
- the fosl1a gene encoding fos-related antigen 1a gives MPGQGVVGGSHAVTGGRHKPRTATHSDSGRRSGSNRGRRSREAEKAGNPRCGTSCSAPSLTSLASSQQFQWMVQPSMVGSSAPGFYPRPYPCPELGNAPGTSSGMRSGVIRAPVGGRRRKEEELSPEEEERKRLRRERNKVAAAKCRNRRRELTDWLQAETDQLEDEKSELQKEIAELQKEKERLEFVLEAHQPICKISDGSEADLPGPSGNTGAKARGSAAESAPSSKPRPADVTILPVPGQSDRQDAETLHTPTLVRTPSITPFTSSLAFTYPSVPPYDPEPSAAGVFSSPEPCAAAHRRGSSSGGDQSSDSLSSPTLVAL, from the exons atGCCCGGGCAGGGGGTTGTTGGGGGATCCCACGCCGTCACGGGGGGAAGGCACAAACCCCGCACAGCGACGCACTCGGACAGcgggcggaggtcgggatcgaaccggggtcgccGGAGCCGGGAGGCAGAA AAGGCTGGCAACCCGCGGTGTGGGACGTCGtgctctgccccctccctcacctccctcgcCAGCAGCCAGCAGTTCCAGTGGATGGTACAGCCTTCCATGGTGGGCAGCAGTGCGCCCGGCTTCTACCCGAGACCCTACCCCTGCCCCGAGCTGGGCAACGCTCCAGGGACCTCCAGCGGGATGAGGTCGGGGGTCATCAGGGCCCCTGTTGGGGGCAGgcggaggaaggaggaggag CTCTCCCCGGAGGAAGAGGAACGCAAGCGGCTGAGACGGGAGAGGAACAAAGTGGCGGCGGCGAAGTGCCGGAACCGACGGCGGGAGCTGACCGACTGGCTGCAGGCG gaaaCCGACCAGCTGGAGGACGAGAAGTCCGAGCTGCAGAAGGAGATCGCCGAgctgcagaaggagaaggagaggctGGAGTTCGTTCTGGAGGCTCACCAACCCATCTGCAAGATCTCGGACGGCAGCGAGGCCGACCTGCCCGGGCCGTCCGGAAACACCGGGGCAAAGGCGAGAGGGTCAGCGGCCGAGTCCGCCCCCTCCTCCAAACCCCGTCCGGCGGACGTCACCATCCTCCCCGTCCCCGGGCAGAGCGATCGGCAGGACGCCGAGACCTTGCACACGCCCACCTTGGTCAGGACCCCCTCCATCacccccttcacctcctccctggcCTTCACCTACCCCAGCGTGCCGCCCTATGACCCGGAACCATCTGCCGCCGGCGTCTTCTCGTCGCCCGAGCCCTGCGCCGCCGCCCACCGCCGTGGCAGCAGCAGCGGCGGGGACCAGTCGTCGGACTCGCTCAGCTCCCCCACCCTGGTAGCCCTCTGA
- the prdx5 gene encoding peroxiredoxin-5, mitochondrial, which translates to MPIKVGDKLPSVDVHEGDPHCIVNIAELFKGKKGILFGVPGAFTPACHKDHLPSYVESYEELKKKGIDIIACIAVNDAFVMKAWGNEQKADGKVRMLADPTGAFTRVSNKWPPTPLSPREHGAAGSAAGSRPQRPEFNPDLRCCLSVWSLHVLPVTAWVSLPHPNNAWDRWVNCPPRPRCVGEG; encoded by the exons GTCGGTGACAAGCTGCCTTCTGTCGATGTCCATGAAGGGGACCCCCACTGCATCGTCAACATCGCAGAGCTCTTCAAGGGGAAGAAGGGGATCCTGTTCGGCGTGCCGGGGGCTTTCACACCGGCCTGCCATAAA GACCACCTGCCCAGCTACGTGGAGAGCTACGAGGAGCTGAAGAAGAAAGGCATCGACATCATTGCCTGCATTGCTGTCAACGATGCTTTCGTCATGAAGGCCTGGGGCAACGAACAGAAGGCCGACgggaag GTACGGATGCTGGCTGACCCCACCGGTGCCTTCACGCGGGTGAGTAACAAATGGCCACCGACCCCTCTCTCCCCGCGAGAGCacggtgcagcaggtagtgccgctggCTCCAGGccccagagacccgagttcaatcctgacctccggtgctgtctgtctgtgtggagtttgcatgttctccccgtgaccgcgtgggtttccctcccacatcccaacaatgcgTGGGaccggtgggttaattgtcccccCCGCCCCcgttgtgtgggtgaggggtag